A genomic region of Papaver somniferum cultivar HN1 chromosome 7, ASM357369v1, whole genome shotgun sequence contains the following coding sequences:
- the LOC113297545 gene encoding uncharacterized protein LOC113297545, producing MSCSSRTDIFLKRVYESVQEMNIGKDKRRHRRPFGNEALSKHQRSRLKLLPRVFALLPMRNFIIYYFNKEVLEFLKILFLELVSVATGIEISHLKGSKPLSSFLRHTRPSLLSSQGMHANSRTIPGKLLVNFDEAER from the exons ATG tcatgcagcagcagaactgACATTTTTCTCAAGCGTGTTTATG AAAGTGTGCAGGAAATGAACATAGGCAAAGATAAA AGGCGGCATAGAAGGCCCTTCGGAAACGAGGCGCTATCGAAGCATCAGAGAAGTCGTCTCAAACTGCTGCCGAGGGTTTTTGCTTTGCTACCAATGAGAAATTTCATCATTTACTACTTTAATAAAGA GGTGCTGGAATTCCTAAAAATCTTGTTCCTAGAATTGGTATCGGTGGCCACAGGCATAGAAATAAGTCATTTGAAGGGCTCCAAACCATTGTCCAGCTTCTTAAGACATACAAGGCCAAGCTTGTTGTCTTCCCAAGGCATGCATGCAAATTCAAG AACTATTCCTGGGAAGCTGCTTGTGAATTTTGATGAGGCAGAGAGATAG
- the LOC113297546 gene encoding xylulose 5-phosphate/phosphate translocator, chloroplastic-like, whose product MLTLNSAITYSNPHQKLSLFSNRNDLILKTHFTKTSLNKPFSQISETLTLKSQIHPNPSLGLFPLKPKSHILKASASSDVPAEEPNLEKETELIPEKKPLNLKLPLIFGLWYFQNIVFNIYNKKCLNLFPYPWLLASFQLFVGSIWMVVLWSLKLQPKPKISKPFLIALLGPALFHTIGHISACVSFSKVAVSFTHVIKSSEPVFSVIFASFLGDKYPLAVWLSILPIVFGCSLAAVTEVSFNLGGLSGALISNVGFVLRNIYSKRSLDSFKEVNGLNLYGWITIISFIYLFPAAIFVEGSQWVGGYHRAIAAMQASGGSPLNLYFWVILSGVFYHLYNQSSYQALDEISPLTFSVGNTMKRVVVIVSTIIVFRNPVQPLNAVGSAIAVFGTFLYSQATSKKAKKIEGS is encoded by the exons atgttaACTTTAAACTCCGCCATCACTTACTCAAACCCTCACCAAAAACTCTCATTATTTTCGAATCGAAATGATCTAATACTCAAAACCCACTTCACAAAAACATCACTTAACAAACCCTTTTCTCAAATCTCTGAAACTTTAACTCTCAAATCTCAAATCCACCCAAACCCATCATTGGGGTTGTTTCCACTAAAACCCAAATCTCATATTCTCAAAGCATCAGCTTCTTCTGATGTTCCTGCTGAAGAACCAAATCTAGAGAAAGAAACTGAACTGATCCCAGAAAAGAAACCATTAAACCTTAAATTACCCCTCATTTTTGGTttatggtattttcaaaatatagtttttaatatttacaacaaaaaatGCTTGAATCTTTTTCCATACCCATGGCTTTTAGCTTCATTTCAACTCTTTGTTGGTTCAATATGGATGGTTGTTTTATGGTCATTGAAACTTCAACCAAAACCTAAAATCTCAAAACCATTTTTAATAGCACTTCTTGGACCAGCATTGTTTCATACTATTGGTCATATCTCAGCTTGTGTTTCTTTCTCTAAAGTTGCTGTTTCATTTACTCATGTTATCAAATCATCAGAACCAGTTTTTTCAGTTATATTTGCTTCATTTCTTGGTGATAAATACCCATTAGCCGTTTGGTTATCAATTTTACCTATTGTTTTTGGTTGTTCTTTAGCTGCTGTTACTGAAGTTTCTTTCAACCTTGGTGGACTTTCGGGTGCTTTGATTAGTAATGTAGGGTTTGTTTTGAGAAATATTTACTCTAAGAGAAGTTTAGATAGTTTCAAGGAAGTAAATGGGTTGAATTTATATGGTTGGATTACCATCATTTCATTTATATATCTATTTCCAGCTGCAATTTTTGTTGAAGGGTCTCAATGGGTTGGTGGCTACCATAGAGCTATTGCTGCAATGCAAGCTTCAGGAGGAAGTCCTTTGAATCTTTACTTTTGGGTGATCTTGTCTGGGGTGTTTTATCATCTTTATAATCAGTCGTCCTACCAAGCTCTTGATGAAATCAGTCCCTTGACATTCTCTGTTGGTAATACAATGAAAAGGGTTGTTGTTATTGTTTCTACAATTATTGTTTTCAGGAATCCAGTTCAACCTTTGAATGCTGTTGGTTCTGCAATTGCTGTCTTTGGTACTTTCTTGTATTCTCAAGCAACATCCAAAAAAGCAAAGAAAATTGAAG GATCCTGA
- the LOC113294727 gene encoding uncharacterized protein LOC113294727, whose product MEKRTELLEVEDRLRVKIATYYLQDAAGHWWTMTKTKEGMQNLTWNEFKELFFQKFFHVALKNAKIMEFIQLDQEKEGLSVLRYDMRFDELSRYATDMVKTEHLKAIKYQKGMLPDIRLKLAQQMLTSRNEIFERALIIETAYKEFRERKDRKRNKFKNINEPPKKPRQDNAPKRGYVVHNNNVQEKTCYECRKPGHLRRIFPLLNKQRSRHSNRGNNAPQNKPNQARPAPPTNQQGKAFATVKTKGDADNAVVEGTLLLFNSWVNVLFDLGATHSFISDRVVLRLDLHSEPLEKMFHVITPVASVSLGRIFQSSIVRVGDQELSGDLIVLGMTSFDVILGMDWLGKYRALVDCFRKRVTFLSKDGVSFCFDAVRYSPDFVTSIILCGIQSKLCRSLNFLAHMGSDSKSSGVTIEEIPIVRDYVDVFPDDLPGIPPKREVEFTIDLLPGTTPISVTLYRMAPTELKELDKQLSELQEKGFIQTSTSPWGAPVLFVKNKDGYLRLCIDYRKLNVVTVKNIYPLPRIIDLFNQLKGAKFFSKIDLRTSYHQLLIRYEDIPKTAFRTRYGHFEFCVMPFGFTNTPAAFMDLMHRVFRPFLDKFIMVFIDGVLIYSKTKEEHVEHLRITMENLRNHQLYDRFNKCEFWIQEVQFLGRVVTKDGIRVDPVKIEVVLK is encoded by the coding sequence ATGGAGAAGAGAACGGAATTGCTTGAGGTAGAGGATCGTCTTCGAGTTAAAATTGCTACGTATTACCTTCAAGACGCTGCTGGTCATTGGTGGACAATGACCAAAACGAAGGAAGGGATGCAGAACCTTACTTGGAATGAATTCAAAGAACTTTTCTTCCAAAAGTTCTTTCATGTAGCTTTAAAAAATGCCAAGATAATGGAATTCATACAGTTGGATCAGGAGAAGGAGGGCTTGTCCGTTTTGAGGTATGATATGAGGTTCGATGAGCTATCTCGATATGCTACTGATATGGTGAAAACTGAGCACTTGAAGGCAATTAAGTACCAAAAGGGGATGCTGCCAGATATTCGTTTGAAGCTTGCACAACAAATGCTCACGAGTCGTAATGAAATATTTGAGAGGGCCTTGATTATTGAGACAGCCTACAAAGAGTTTCGAGAACGGAAGGATCGAAAGAGAAATAAGTTTAAAAACATAAATGAGCCTCCTAAGAAGCCAAGGCAAGATAATGCACCGAAGAGAGGATACGTGGTTCACAACAATAATGTGCAAGAAAAGACTTGTTATGAGTGCCGCAAGCCTGGACACCTTCGTAGGATTTTTCCTCTTCTTAACAAACAAAGGTCTCGACACAGTAATCGTGGTAACAACGCTCCACAGAACAAGCCTAATCAAGCGAGACCAGCACCACCGACTAATCAACAAGGAAAGGCGTTTGCAACAGTAAAGACTAAGGGAGATGCCGACAATGCTGTAGTTGAAGGTACACTTCTTTTATTCAATTCTTGGGTTAATGTTTTATTCGATCTGGGTGCTACTCATTCCTTTATCTCTGATCGGGTTGTTTTACGTTTGGATTTGCATTCTGAACCATTAGAGAAAATGTTTCATGTGATAACACCAGTTGCAAGTGTTAGTCTAGGTCGTATTTTCCAGTCTTCTATAGTTCGGGTTGGTGATCAAGAACTATCAGGAGACCTTATTGTCTTAGGAATGACATCGTTTGATGTTATTTTAGGCATGGATTGGCTTGGGAAATATCGAGCCTTAGTGGATTGTTTTAGGAAAAGGGTAACTTTTCTTTCCAAGGATGGTGTATCCTTTTGTTTTGATGCTGTAAGGTATTCTCCTGACTTCGTTACTAGTATTATTTTGTGTGGTATACAATCAAAGTTGTGTCGTAGTCTTAACTTCTTAGCTCATATGGGTAGTGACAGTAAGTCTAGTGGGGTTACTATTGAGGAAATTCCAATAGTTAGAGATTATGTTGATGTTTTTCCTGATGACTTACCGGGAATACCGCCGAAGCGTGAAGTTGAGTTTACAATTGATCTTCTTCCGGGGACGACACCAATTTCAGTTACGCTGTACCGTATGGCACCGACAGAACTCAAGGAACTCGACAAGCAACTGTCAGAATTACAAGAGAAGGGTTTTATTCAAACTAGTACTTCTCCTTGGGGCGCACCTGTTCTCTTTGTAAAGAACAAAGATGGGTATCTTCGTTTGTGTATTGATTACCGCAAGTTAAATGTTGTTACTGTGAAGAATATATATCCACTACCAAGAATAATTGACTTGTTCAATCAACTTAAGGGAGCAAAATTCTTCTCAAAGATTGATTTGAGAACTAGTTATCACCAACTTCTGATTCGATATGAAGATATACCCAAGACTGCTTTCCGAACACGATATGGACACTTTGAATTTTGTGTCATGCCCTTCGGATTTACTAATACTCCAGCTGCTTTCATGGATTTGATGCATCGTGTATTTCGACCCTTCTTGGATAAATTCATTATGGTATTCATAGATGGCGTTTTGATTTATTCCAAGACCAAAGAGGAGCATGTTGAACATCTGCGTATTACCATGGAAAATTTAAGGAATCACCAGCTGTATGACAGATTTAACAAGTGCGAATTTTGGATTCAAGAAGTGCAATTTTTGGGTCGTGTAGTAACTAAGGATGGAATACGTGTGGATCCAGTTAAGATTGAAGTTGTACTCAAATAG
- the LOC113297547 gene encoding protein NUCLEAR FUSION DEFECTIVE 4-like, producing MAGQSRKWMILVATIWIQAFTGTNFDFSAYSSSLKSVLGISQVQLNYLATASDLGKVFGWSSGLALLYFLLWSVLFLVAFMDFIGYGLQWLLIQNLISLPYFVVFLLCLLSGCSVCWFNTVCFVLCNQNFPTNRALALSLTISFNGVSPAIYNLAAKAISSPECSLYLILNSLLPLFTSFAALVPILRQPPLQSLPQDAVRRDSFIFLILNILAVFTGLYLLLLNSVTTIASTARIIFGGALFFLVLPLCIPGIVYARDWALKNIHASFRLQGSGFNLVDVDDLELHKELLIGREEYYKNTMNNGVMKSEEEKEGCYEKVIVKNRLLVLGEEHPARVLVSRLDFWLYYVAYFCGGTIGLVYSNNLGQISQSLGYASKTTELLALYSSCSFFGRLLSAAPDFLRAKLYFARTGWLAIALLPTPIAFFLLTTSSSERALEAGTALIGLSSGFIFAAAVSVTSELFGPNSMGVNHNILITNIPIGSLAYGLLAAMVYDGNVKSSGLTNMEIVDGVSICMGRQCYWQTFLWWGVISLFGLSSSGLLFVRTKPAYNRSEENRILTTDNVG from the exons ATGGCTGGACAATCACGAAAATGGATGATATTAGTAGCGACAATATGGATACAAGCATTTACAGGAACAAATTTTGATTTCTCAGCTTATTCATCAAGTTTAAAATCAGTATTAGGGATTTCACAAGTCCAATTGAATTATTTAGCAACAGCTTCAGATCTTGGTAAAGTTTTTGGTTGGTCTTCTGGTTTAGCTCTTTTATATTTCCTTCTTTGGTCTGTTCTTTTCTTGGTTGCTTTTATGGATTTCATTGGTTATGGTCTTCAATGGCTTCTTATTCAGAATCTCATCTCTCTCCCTTATTTCGTG GTATTTCTGCTGTGCTTGTTGTCGGGATgtagtgtatgttggttcaatacagTATGTTTTGTACTGTGTAATCAAAATTTCCCCACAAACAGAGCGTTGGCGTTATCTCTGACCATTAGTTTTAATGGAGTTAGTCCAGCAATTTACAATCTTGCTGCCAAAGCTATCTCCTCACCAGAATGTAGTCTTTATCTAATTCTTAATTCTCTCCTTCCACTCTTCACATCTTTTGCTGCTCTTGTTCCTATCCTTCGTCAACCTCCACTACAATCTTTACCCCAGGACGCTGTTCGTCGagattccttcatatttcttattCTTAATATCCTCGCTGTTTTTACTGGTCTGTACCTTCTGTTACTAAATTCAGTAACCACGATTGCTTCAACTGCGAGGATAATCTTTGGTGGTGCACTTTTTTTCCTTGTTCTTCCCTTGTGTATCCCTGGAATTGTATATGCTCGTGATTGGGCTCTTAAGAATATTCATGCGAGTTTTCGTTTGCAAGGTTCTGGTTTTAACCTTGTTGACGTTGATGATTTGGAGCTTCACAAAGAGTTACTTATCGGGCGAGAAGAGTATTACAAGAACACCATGAATAATGGTGTTATGAAAAGTGAGGAAGAGAAAGAAGGGTGTTATGAGAAGGTGATCGTGAAGAATCGGTTGTTGGTTCTTGGAGAAGAACACCCGGCCAGAGTTCTTGTTAGCAGATTGGATTTTTGGTTATACTATGTTGCTTACTTTTGTGGAGGTACAATTGGGTTAGTATACAGTAATAATCTAGGTCAAATTTCACAGTCCCTTGGGTATGCTTCCAAAACTACTGAGCTCCTTGCGCTTTATTCGTCGTGCTCCTTCTTTGGCCGGTTACTCTCTGCTGCCCCTGACTTCTTGCGTGC GAAGCTGTACTTTGCAAGGACAGGGTGGTTGGCAATTGCACTCTTACCTACTCCAATTGCATTCTTTTTGCTCACTACATCCAGTAGTGAGAGGGCATTGGAAGCTGGTACAGCCCTCATTGGGTTGAGCTCCGGATTCATTTTTGCAGCTGCAGTGTCAGTTACTTCGGAGTTATTTGGACCCAACAGTATGGGTGTCAACCATAATATACTGATCACAAACATACCAATAGGTTCTCTTGCTTATGGATTACTTGCAGCAATGGTTTATGATGGTAATGTTAAATCATCAGGATTGACTAACATGGAAATAGTCGATGGAGTATCGATTTGTATGGGAAGACAATGTTACTGGCAGACATTCTTGTGGTGGGGTGTTATTTCGTTGTTCGGCTTGTCATCTAGTGGCCTTCTTTTCGTGCGAACAAAGCCTGCTTATAATCGCTCCGAAGAGAATAGGATTCTGACAACTGATAATGTCGGTTGA